The following DNA comes from Sphingopyxis sp. BSN-002.
CTTCACGGCGGGCTTGCGCGCCGGCGCAGCTTTCGTCGCGGCGGGTTTCGCAGGCGCCTTGGGTGCGGCTTTCTTGGCGGCGGGAGTAGCGGCTTTGGCCATGGGCACTGTCCTCTTCTTTTTTCAGGGCCTTTTCCGGCGGAGGATGCCGGACAGGTCCCTTTTCGGTCCTACCCGACTATATAGCAAGGCAAGCTGAATGGTTCCATAGTGCCGCAAAATTCCTATGCGTATTGCGCTCCCGGCAACCCGCCGATAACAGGCGGGCGCCTTTCCCACCCGGTCCGCCGCACGGGCCGCCAGCAGGACATCTTCCATGACCGCCATCATCGACATTCACGGCCGCGAAATCCTCGACAGCCGCGGCAATCCGACCGTCGAAGTCGATGTGCTGCTGGAAGACGGCAGCTTCGGCCGCGCGGCGGTGCCCTCGGGCGCGTCGACCGGCGCGCACGAGGCCGTCGAACTGCGCGATGGCGACAAGAGCCGTTACCTTGGCAAGGGCGTGACCAAAGCCGTTGCGGCGGTAAACGGCGAGATCGCCGACGCGCTGATCGGCCTCGACGCCGAGGACCAGCGCGAACTCGACATGGCGATGATCGATCTCGATGGCACGGCGAACAAGGGTCGCCTTGGCGCCAACGCGATCCTCGGCGTCAGCCTCGCCGCCGCGAAGGCCGCGGCCGATGCGCGCGGGCTGCCGCTCTATCGTTATGTCGGCGGGGTCTCGGCACGCACCTTGCCGGTGCCGATGATGAATATCATCAACGGCGGCGAGCATGCCGACAACCCGATCGACGTTCAGGAATTCATGATCATGCCCGTCGGCGCCGGCAGCATCGCCGAAGCCGTGCGCTGGGGCAGCGAGATTTTCCACACGCTGAAGAAGGGCCTGTCGGCGAAAGGTCTCGCGACCGCAGTCGGCGACGAGGGCGGTTTCGCCCCGAACCTCGCCTCGACGCGCGCCGCACTCGATTTCATCGCGGCGTCGGTCGATCAGGCGGGTTTCAAGCTCGGCACCGATGTGGTCCTCGCGCTCGATTGCGCCGCGACCGAATTCTTCAGGAACGGCAAGTATGAGATCAGCGGCGAGGGGCTTTCGCTCAGCCCCGAGCAGATGGCCGAATATCTCGCTGCGCTGGTGAACGACTA
Coding sequences within:
- the eno gene encoding phosphopyruvate hydratase, producing MTAIIDIHGREILDSRGNPTVEVDVLLEDGSFGRAAVPSGASTGAHEAVELRDGDKSRYLGKGVTKAVAAVNGEIADALIGLDAEDQRELDMAMIDLDGTANKGRLGANAILGVSLAAAKAAADARGLPLYRYVGGVSARTLPVPMMNIINGGEHADNPIDVQEFMIMPVGAGSIAEAVRWGSEIFHTLKKGLSAKGLATAVGDEGGFAPNLASTRAALDFIAASVDQAGFKLGTDVVLALDCAATEFFRNGKYEISGEGLSLSPEQMAEYLAALVNDYPIKSIEDGMSEDDFTGWKALTDLIGDRCQLVGDDLFVTNPVRLEEGIKTGLANSLLVKVNQIGTLSETLDAVDMAHRARYTAVMSHRSGETEDSTIADLAVATNCGQIKTGSLARSDRLAKYNQLIRIEEELGDMARYPGMAIFG